The Chitinophaga flava genome has a segment encoding these proteins:
- a CDS encoding MGH1-like glycoside hydrolase domain-containing protein produces MSKLKWLLALLLIQQTAQAQRNHFADVLDLHYTVKDSTKIAGTFFSDMGAWHAYALPQPGNGNGFTGPLLMDMKGEWLSDAIAQLHLYTEGKELTLQQDSTTTHYYPGLLQLGYTAGAVKVQMQLIFTGKREAMIQTIVRNTGKAPLSLLVQWQGQPKLKRAQISLADNGINIAVAGTPHSFRLQWWSPLPWNIRSSGTGYIAEKMVKLPAGSQLEDLQTQTFIPEGAIPAASPVKPVFSTALQQNEQRWNGYVKQLFLRMPFTVKDRFRSRLAVKSMITLLTNWRSASGHIRHDGVFPSISYQGFYGIWSWDSWKQAVGLSYFAPELAKDNIRSLFDYQAASGMVPDCIYADSTENNFRDTKPPLAAWAVWEVYKASRDTAFLREMYPALERYHAWWYAERDHDHNNLCEYGATDGTRIAAAWESGMDNAVRFDKAKMLKNAPGAWSLDQESVDLNSYLSKEKTILAQICTVLQQSDEATVWQEKAGVLSRQINRVFYDEASGFYYDRQLGGELIRVKGPEGWIPLWAGITPEPYVKNITKYLLDTTVFNTLVPLPVLDASEKAFDPQRGYWRGPVWIDQFYFAVAGLKQYREEAAARALTTKLWQHAEGMNDNKPLHENYHPRTGKGLNAGNFSWTAAHVLMLLADKL; encoded by the coding sequence ATGAGTAAATTAAAATGGCTGCTGGCGCTGCTATTGATACAGCAGACAGCCCAGGCACAACGGAACCACTTTGCAGATGTACTGGACCTGCACTACACTGTAAAAGACAGTACTAAAATAGCAGGCACTTTTTTTTCAGACATGGGAGCCTGGCATGCTTATGCTTTGCCCCAACCTGGTAATGGCAACGGCTTCACCGGTCCGCTGCTGATGGATATGAAAGGGGAGTGGTTATCTGATGCCATCGCACAACTGCACCTGTACACAGAAGGAAAAGAACTAACATTACAGCAGGACAGCACTACGACCCATTATTATCCGGGCCTGTTGCAGCTGGGATACACTGCCGGCGCCGTAAAGGTGCAGATGCAGCTCATTTTCACCGGCAAGCGGGAAGCGATGATACAGACCATCGTTCGTAATACCGGCAAGGCGCCGCTGTCCTTACTGGTACAGTGGCAGGGGCAACCGAAATTAAAACGGGCACAGATCAGTCTTGCAGATAATGGTATCAACATCGCCGTAGCAGGTACCCCGCATAGTTTCCGCCTGCAATGGTGGTCACCTTTGCCCTGGAATATCCGTTCCTCCGGCACCGGCTATATAGCAGAGAAAATGGTGAAGCTACCAGCAGGCAGCCAGCTGGAAGATCTGCAAACACAGACTTTTATACCGGAAGGGGCGATACCTGCGGCATCACCGGTGAAACCGGTATTCAGCACCGCGCTGCAGCAAAACGAACAACGCTGGAATGGTTACGTTAAGCAGCTGTTTCTTCGTATGCCCTTCACCGTTAAAGATCGTTTTCGCAGCCGGCTGGCCGTAAAAAGCATGATCACCCTGCTGACCAACTGGCGCAGTGCTTCCGGCCATATTCGCCATGATGGTGTATTCCCTTCTATTTCCTACCAGGGCTTTTACGGCATCTGGTCCTGGGATAGCTGGAAACAGGCCGTAGGACTCAGTTATTTCGCCCCCGAACTGGCTAAAGACAATATCCGTTCCCTGTTCGATTATCAGGCTGCATCCGGCATGGTACCTGACTGTATCTATGCAGACAGTACAGAAAACAATTTCCGCGATACTAAGCCCCCATTGGCCGCCTGGGCGGTATGGGAGGTATATAAAGCTTCCAGGGACACGGCCTTCCTCCGTGAAATGTATCCTGCACTCGAACGTTACCATGCCTGGTGGTATGCTGAAAGAGATCATGACCACAATAACTTGTGCGAATATGGCGCTACTGATGGCACCCGCATCGCGGCAGCCTGGGAAAGCGGTATGGACAATGCTGTCCGCTTTGATAAGGCAAAGATGCTGAAGAATGCGCCGGGAGCCTGGTCGCTCGATCAGGAGTCAGTAGATCTCAACAGTTATCTGTCTAAAGAAAAAACAATACTCGCTCAGATCTGCACCGTGTTACAACAATCAGACGAGGCCACCGTCTGGCAGGAGAAAGCCGGCGTACTGAGCCGGCAGATCAACCGCGTATTCTATGACGAAGCCTCCGGCTTTTATTATGACCGCCAGCTGGGCGGTGAGCTCATACGTGTCAAAGGCCCTGAAGGATGGATTCCGCTATGGGCAGGCATTACACCAGAACCTTACGTAAAAAATATAACAAAATACCTGCTGGATACCACTGTTTTTAATACATTAGTGCCCCTGCCCGTGCTGGACGCAAGTGAAAAGGCTTTCGATCCGCAACGGGGCTACTGGCGCGGGCCCGTTTGGATAGACCAGTTCTATTTTGCTGTCGCCGGCCTGAAGCAATACCGGGAAGAAGCCGCTGCCCGGGCACTGACAACAAAACTGTGGCAACATGCAGAAGGGATGAATGACAACAAACCCCTGCATGAAAACTATCACCCGCGTACCGGCAAAGGCCTGAATGCAGGGAATTTCAGCTGGACGGCAGCGCATGTGCTGATGTTGCTGGCAGACAAACTTTAA
- a CDS encoding aminotransferase class III-fold pyridoxal phosphate-dependent enzyme: protein MLYTFSAAGVENLLRDHYGLTVTAKELEGYEEANFLVKDEQGNAWICKIAGDDHAPAFLDAQVRILDHLAASEVKGYFPQVVKNTKKEAVTHLIFPEEIHYLRLYTWLEGQPVVTVTGTRDIYASWGSLLGKMDKALEDFSHPAMHREIRWDVARALDARDQLHCIKDPEKKRLAAYFLLQFEMEVLPHLHRLRKAYTHNDANDYNILVRDNIVSGLIDFGDMVYTVLANNVAIACTYAMLEATDPMEAAVALVAAYHQVYPLTETETDLLYYLIAGRLCISVTTSAEKAAAGSDNDFHFITENGAWKLLTKLITINPLAMQQAFRTACGFAPVIDNAADYTPLLADRKAHIGRNLSISYKQPLKIVRGALQYLYDDKGRTFIDCVNNPSHVGHCHPVVVKAIQQQAARLNTNTRYLHDHLVDYANRLIATLPPSLEVCYFTNSGSEANDLAIRMSRHYTRQKDVIVLDHAYHGTSTVAMELSPYKFDGKGGFGKPSHTHKALNPDMFRGPYRADDPQAGEKYAADVDRIIAELKGEGKGPSAYICETLLGVGGQIPLPPGYLKAVYASVKAAGGVCIADEVQVGFGRVGDAFWGFELQEVTPDIVVLGKPIGNGHPLAAVVTTRAIADAFNNGMEYFNTFGGNPVSMATGLAVLQVIQEEGLQEHARVTGNYFMEGLRKLKEKHAIIGDVRGHGFFIGAELVRDRTTLEPAVPEIDVIVEAMKQRGFLLSTDGPLHNVLKIKPPMVFNKENTDSLLAHLDEVLSSM, encoded by the coding sequence ATGTTGTATACTTTTTCAGCAGCCGGAGTGGAAAATCTGCTCAGGGATCATTACGGTCTGACCGTTACTGCCAAAGAACTGGAAGGTTATGAGGAAGCTAATTTTCTGGTAAAAGATGAACAGGGTAATGCCTGGATTTGCAAGATAGCCGGAGATGATCATGCTCCTGCTTTTCTGGATGCCCAGGTGCGTATTCTCGACCATCTTGCTGCCAGCGAGGTGAAAGGATATTTCCCGCAGGTAGTGAAAAACACGAAGAAGGAAGCGGTGACCCACCTCATTTTCCCGGAAGAAATACATTATCTCCGCCTCTACACCTGGCTGGAAGGCCAGCCGGTTGTTACGGTAACGGGTACACGTGATATATATGCTTCCTGGGGCAGCCTCCTCGGTAAAATGGATAAAGCATTGGAGGACTTCTCTCATCCTGCCATGCACCGCGAAATCCGCTGGGACGTGGCCCGTGCACTCGATGCCCGCGACCAGCTGCACTGCATCAAAGATCCGGAGAAAAAGCGGCTGGCCGCTTATTTCCTGCTGCAGTTTGAGATGGAAGTACTGCCACACCTGCATCGTCTGCGTAAAGCATATACACATAATGATGCCAACGATTATAATATACTGGTACGTGATAACATCGTCAGCGGCCTGATTGATTTTGGAGATATGGTATACACCGTGCTGGCCAACAATGTGGCCATCGCCTGTACTTACGCCATGCTGGAAGCTACAGACCCTATGGAGGCCGCAGTAGCCCTGGTTGCTGCTTACCATCAGGTTTATCCGCTCACGGAAACAGAAACAGACCTGCTGTATTACCTGATAGCCGGACGTTTATGCATCAGCGTTACCACCTCTGCGGAGAAAGCTGCCGCCGGCAGTGACAACGATTTTCATTTTATCACGGAAAATGGTGCATGGAAGCTGTTGACTAAACTGATCACCATCAATCCGCTGGCCATGCAACAGGCTTTCCGCACCGCCTGTGGTTTTGCGCCGGTGATCGATAACGCGGCAGACTATACGCCGTTGCTCGCAGACCGGAAAGCTCATATCGGTCGCAACCTGAGCATCAGCTACAAACAACCGCTGAAAATTGTACGTGGCGCACTGCAGTACCTGTATGATGATAAAGGTCGTACATTCATCGATTGCGTGAATAATCCCAGCCACGTAGGCCACTGTCACCCTGTGGTGGTGAAGGCTATACAGCAGCAGGCCGCCCGGCTCAATACCAATACAAGATATCTGCATGATCACCTGGTTGACTATGCCAACCGGCTGATTGCCACACTGCCGCCTTCTCTGGAGGTATGTTACTTTACCAACTCCGGCAGTGAGGCCAATGATCTGGCCATCCGCATGAGCCGCCACTATACGCGGCAAAAAGATGTCATCGTACTGGACCACGCTTATCACGGTACCTCTACGGTAGCCATGGAGCTGAGCCCGTATAAGTTTGACGGTAAAGGTGGTTTCGGAAAACCATCCCATACACATAAAGCACTCAACCCTGATATGTTCCGTGGTCCTTACCGCGCAGACGATCCACAGGCCGGAGAAAAATATGCTGCCGATGTAGACCGTATCATCGCCGAGCTGAAAGGAGAGGGAAAAGGCCCTTCTGCCTATATCTGCGAAACCTTGCTGGGCGTAGGCGGACAGATACCGCTGCCTCCGGGATACCTGAAAGCCGTATATGCGTCAGTGAAAGCTGCCGGCGGCGTGTGCATCGCAGATGAGGTGCAGGTAGGCTTCGGCCGTGTAGGCGATGCCTTCTGGGGATTTGAACTACAGGAAGTAACCCCGGATATTGTCGTGTTGGGTAAACCGATCGGTAATGGTCATCCGCTGGCGGCAGTAGTGACTACCCGCGCCATTGCAGATGCCTTTAACAACGGAATGGAATATTTCAACACGTTTGGAGGTAATCCGGTTTCCATGGCCACCGGTCTGGCTGTGCTGCAGGTGATTCAGGAAGAAGGTCTGCAGGAACATGCAAGGGTTACCGGCAACTACTTTATGGAAGGGCTGCGTAAGCTGAAGGAAAAACATGCTATTATCGGCGATGTACGTGGTCATGGTTTCTTTATCGG